From Streptomyces griseorubiginosus, one genomic window encodes:
- a CDS encoding TetR/AcrR family transcriptional regulator, with amino-acid sequence MTAIEQTEAARPRGTRLPRRARRNQLLGAAQEVFVAQGYHAAAMDDIAERAGVSKPVLYQHFPGKLDLYLALLDQHCESLIQAVRSALASTTDNKQRVRATMDAYFAYVEDDGGAFRLVFESDLTNEPAVRERVDKVTNECAEAIRDVIAEDTGLSPAEAMLLASGLGGLAQVVARSWLHSDRSVPRDQAVQLLTSLAWRGIAGFPLHGTDHH; translated from the coding sequence GTGACAGCCATCGAGCAGACAGAGGCGGCACGCCCGCGAGGGACGCGCCTGCCGCGCCGTGCCCGACGGAACCAGCTGCTGGGCGCCGCGCAGGAAGTCTTCGTGGCACAGGGCTACCACGCGGCCGCGATGGACGACATCGCCGAGCGGGCCGGCGTCAGCAAGCCGGTGCTCTACCAGCACTTCCCGGGCAAGCTCGACCTCTACCTGGCCCTGCTGGACCAGCACTGCGAGTCCCTCATCCAGGCCGTACGCAGCGCGCTGGCGTCGACGACCGACAACAAGCAGCGCGTCCGGGCGACCATGGACGCGTACTTCGCGTACGTCGAGGACGACGGCGGCGCCTTCCGGCTGGTCTTCGAGTCGGACCTGACCAACGAGCCCGCGGTCCGCGAGCGCGTCGACAAGGTCACCAACGAGTGCGCGGAAGCCATCCGCGACGTGATCGCCGAGGACACCGGCCTGTCTCCCGCGGAGGCGATGCTGCTGGCCTCCGGTCTCGGCGGCCTCGCCCAGGTCGTGGCGCGCTCCTGGCTGCACAGCGACCGCAGCGTGCCGCGCGACCAGGCGGTCCAGCTGCTGACCTCCCTGGCGTGGCGGGGCATCGCCGGCTTCCCGCTGCACGGCACCGACCACCACTGA